TGGCCCAATGTCATTTAGAAATCCAATTCCACAAAGTGCCACAGGCAGGCAGGAATACTAGGAAAAGAGCGTTTTTGTAAACGATTGAACCCTAGATAAGCGTCACTGACTGCTGCCACATCTACGTGGAGGGCAAGAATTTTCCACAAAGTGCCACAGGCGAGGACTAGGCAAGACAATCCAGGTGGAGCTCGGCGTCAAATTCAGACCTAAAAACCGTGAAGCTCGCCGCCCCACAGTTTTGAGCGAGCAGGAACTCCACAAAGTGCCGCAGGCAGCTCAGGCCTGTTCCCAGGCTTGAATTTGTGCCTGAGCGGCTGCCGTTTCCTTGTTAAGTAGCCCGATGAGGTCCAGACTGCTCACCCGTTCCGCAACATAGAGCGCAGCGGCGCGGTCCCGCAGTTCACGGCGCTCCGCCGTATCGTCGTACTGGCCGAGCAAGATCACATGCGCCGAGCGGGCTTTGCGGGGAACAGTACTGGTTTCCGAGTCGCCTTCTTCGCTCGTCTCCTGAGTGGGCTTAGCTTGAGCACGGGCTTCGTCGGTGGTCTTTTCAGCCACGGTCAGCAGCGTGTCGTACTTGTCCGGCGATTCCAGAATGTCGCTGAGCATCCCAGCGCGGTTACGAATCTTGGAGCGGTAGTCAGTCTGCAACAGGGCTTCTAAGACGCTCACAGCCCTCTGGACGGCCTCCGAGCCATATGCCTGGGCCAGAGTGAGGGCTCGCCCCCCGCTGACCCCGTAGCGGGCCAGGACGGCGATGGCCTCCGGGTCGACTGCCGCGCTTTTGGTGCTGGCAAAGGTGTAGTGCACCATGCGCGTTTTGCCTCGCCCCCGGTATTCCACCTCACGCAGAAAACCTATGGCGATCAATTCCTCGTGCGCTGGCTTGAGCGCCCGCATGACTGTATCGAGACGCATCTCGTGCATCCCCAGATGGGTCGCCCAGGTGTTGAGCGGCACAGCGAAGGCCAGCACCGGCTCCTGGCCGACCTGATCCCGCTGAAAAGACAGCGTGCGGAACAGATTGCGGGTCAGAGGCTGACTCAGTCGCGCCAGCATCTCAAAATCGAGCGGCAAAATGT
The nucleotide sequence above comes from Deinococcus radiodurans R1 = ATCC 13939 = DSM 20539. Encoded proteins:
- a CDS encoding replication initiator protein A; the protein is MASKELALRHDEPNLARLNLVLAPNRTELYEWARHIAFDAIGGVSVRCTAPRNALVPHGVDNDVLLGLVNAVVLQGMPQDDTVRLTTRELLQLSGITPSARAYRNLQASLRRLQHTAYDVTDSWYDGSRHRWRSVSFSLIVRLGAEDNTADVTNAGQWRAQTLLAIRLDDSLISNIRAGHILPLDFEMLARLSQPLTRNLFRTLSFQRDQVGQEPVLAFAVPLNTWATHLGMHEMRLDTVMRALKPAHEELIAIGFLREVEYRGRGKTRMVHYTFASTKSAAVDPEAIAVLARYGVSGGRALTLAQAYGSEAVQRAVSVLEALLQTDYRSKIRNRAGMLSDILESPDKYDTLLTVAEKTTDEARAQAKPTQETSEEGDSETSTVPRKARSAHVILLGQYDDTAERRELRDRAAALYVAERVSSLDLIGLLNKETAAAQAQIQAWEQA